In Brachypodium distachyon strain Bd21 chromosome 2, Brachypodium_distachyon_v3.0, whole genome shotgun sequence, one genomic interval encodes:
- the LOC100829183 gene encoding F-box/FBD/LRR-repeat protein At1g13570, translating into MPNQNPRRRPLFSPPPAAMDPPQPLIGISMSDMQATMERGGMDRGTLDLGFNMLLYLVYDYIPKPPVSPAAPLPLSGPSSAPDGVDRISTLPDAALANIVSRLPAKEAARTAALASRWRSLWHSAPLAVVDAHFLPDGGARGPLVIGAPSPREVTAAVTRALASHPGPFRCVHLTCSTMDEHRGEMARWLDVLAAKGVQELIFVNRPWPMDLRLPTTLFSCASLTRLYLGVWRLPDTGAVPRRAAFPNLRELGLCFTVMEDRDLAFMLERSPVLEILTIMGSQSGVRLRLVSHSLRCVQLSYSHLEDIDVVDAPRLERLFQWTTLGQHSSTGRKRRSRIKIGHAPNLGLLGYLDPGDNEMEISNTVIVAGTKENIVPSVKTLAYEVQFGVRNAIKKMPCSLRCFPNLETLHVQSKKNAEPTGKVNLKFWEEGGPIKCVLQAMKKVFFYEFRGLRSEVAFLKFIAERGRVLEKMVVVVASECFSSGGDVNAKLKPLTSAKWNSKACKLQLFKSPRKEGGVPVFSHRLASEFSIADPFDLIYYQESL; encoded by the exons ATGCCAAACCAAAaccctcgccgtcgcccccTTTTCTCCCCTCcaccggcggccatggaccCGCCCCAACCATTAATCGGCATCAGCATGAGCGATATGCAGGCCACCATGGAGCGAGGCGGCATGGATCGCGGGACGCTCGACCTCGGCTTCAACATGCTTCTCTACCTCGTGTACGACTACATCCCCAAGCCGCCCGTCTCCCCCGccgctcctctccctctctccggCCCTTCCTCTGCCCCCGACGGCGTCGACCGCATCAGCAccctccccgacgccgcccTCGCCAACATCGTCTCCCGCCTCCCCGCCAAGGAGGCCGCGCGCACTGCCGCTCTCGCCTCGCGCTGGCGCTCACTCTGGCACTCGGCGCCtctcgccgtcgtcgacgcCCACTTCCTTccagacggcggcgcgagagGGCCGCTCGTCATCGGCGCCCCCTCGCCACGCGAGGTCACTGCCGCCGTGACCCGCGCCCTCGCGTCACATCCGGGCCCCTTCCGCTGCGTCCACCTCACCTGCAGCACCATGGATGAGCACCGGGGCGAGATGGCGCGCTGGCtcgacgtcctcgccgccaaggGTGTCCAAGAGCTCATCTTCGTCAATCGCCCGTGGCCGATGGACCTGCGCCTTCCAACCACGCTTTTCAGTTGCGCCTCTCTCACCCGTCTCTACCTCGGCGTCTGGAGGCTCCCGGACACCGGCGCCGTCCCACGCCGCGCTGCCTTCCCAAACCTCCGGGAGCTCGGCCTCTGCTTCACTGTCATGGAGGACCGCGATCTCGCCTTCATGCTTGAAAGAAGCCCCGTCCTGGAGATCCTCACCATCATGGGAAGCCAGAGCGGAgtgcgcctccgcctcgtcaGCCACAGCCTGAGGTGCGTTCAGCTGAGCTATTCCCACTTGGAGGACATCGACGTGGTGGATGCTCCTCGTCTGGAGAGGCTCTTTCAGTGGACAACTTTGGGCCAGCACAGCAGTACTGGCAGGAAGCGCCGCTCCAGGATCAAGATTGGCCATGCACCCAACCTGGGCCTGCTGGGATACCTTGACCCAGGAGATAATGAGATGGAGATTAGCAACACAGTCATCGTG GCTGGGACCAAGGAGAACATTGTCCCTAGTGTCAAGACCTTGGCCTACGAGGTGCAATTCGGCGTCCGCAATGCTATCAAGAAGATGCCTTGCTCCCTCAGATGCTTTCCAAACCTTGAGACCCTCCATGTCCAG TCCAAGAAAAATGCTGAGCCCACTGGCAAGGTCAATCTCAAATTCTGGGAGGAGGGGGGTCCAATTAAATGTGTACTGCAGGCAATGAAGAAGGTGTTTTTCTATGAGTTTCGGGGGTTGAGAAGTGAGGTTGCTTTCCTCAAGTTCATCGCCGAGAGAGGTCGGGTGCTGGAGAAGATGGTGGTTGTGGTGGCCAGTGAATGTTTCTCTTCAGGGGGTGATGTGAATGCCAAACTGAAGCCTCTGACCAGTGCAAAATGGAACAGTAAAGCTTGTAAACTTCAACTCTTCAAGAGCCCACGCAAAGAGGGGGGAGTTCCAGTTTTCAGCCACCGACTAGCATCTGAGTTTTCGATTGCTGACCCTTTTGACCTAATTTACTATCAAGAATCTCTGTAA